A region from the Methylocella sp. genome encodes:
- a CDS encoding cytochrome c peroxidase, whose amino-acid sequence MKHFFEGASIFKRAPSMRMSALLSVALVMPLALGILLTDGEGHATRATGVSTKPKGLSAVAELGRKMFFDPSLSGSGQLACASCHSPANAYAPPNDLAVQLGGPEMKSAGVRATPSLRYLEHNPNFTIGPNPAIPDMEAPAAAVKPAAGVKVAAVAKADKGNALLAAAEANVPQGGLDWDGRADTMQSQALGPLLDPNEMNNSNADEALDRLKHAAYADDMKQLFGEHVFEQPDLALNEALFALVRFQIEDPSFHPYDSKFDAFLAGKTQLSKAEMRGMKLFEDPLKGNCSSCHIDKPSRDGMFQPAFTDYQFEALAGPRNRDIPANSDPHYYDLGLCGPFRKDYAQAASYCGLFKTPTLRNVATRKVFFHNGFFHSLDAVMHFYVEREIDAAKWYPKLANGEIDAYDDLPPEYKGNVDVADAPFDRVKGDKPALNDKEIADVIAFLQTLTDGYQIDRPHAEAGSKTRQLK is encoded by the coding sequence ATGAAGCATTTCTTCGAAGGCGCATCGATTTTCAAACGGGCCCCGTCTATGCGGATGTCCGCCTTGCTGTCCGTGGCGCTGGTCATGCCTCTGGCCCTCGGCATCCTGCTGACCGACGGCGAAGGTCATGCGACTCGAGCTACCGGCGTCTCCACCAAGCCGAAGGGGCTTTCCGCGGTTGCGGAATTGGGCCGCAAGATGTTCTTCGATCCTTCATTGTCGGGCTCTGGGCAGCTTGCTTGCGCCTCGTGCCATAGTCCCGCGAATGCATATGCGCCGCCCAACGATCTCGCAGTGCAACTGGGCGGCCCAGAGATGAAAAGCGCGGGCGTGCGAGCGACGCCGTCGCTGCGCTATCTGGAGCACAATCCAAACTTCACGATTGGCCCTAACCCGGCGATACCGGATATGGAAGCCCCCGCGGCGGCGGTCAAGCCAGCCGCTGGTGTCAAGGTTGCTGCGGTCGCCAAGGCCGACAAGGGCAACGCTTTGCTTGCCGCAGCCGAGGCGAACGTTCCGCAGGGCGGCCTAGATTGGGATGGCCGGGCGGACACCATGCAAAGTCAGGCGCTTGGGCCGTTGCTCGACCCGAATGAAATGAACAACAGCAACGCCGATGAGGCGCTCGACCGCCTCAAGCACGCCGCCTACGCGGACGATATGAAGCAATTGTTCGGAGAGCATGTGTTCGAGCAGCCAGACCTCGCTCTGAACGAAGCTCTATTCGCATTGGTTCGCTTCCAGATAGAAGATCCAAGTTTCCATCCTTACGACAGCAAATTTGATGCGTTTCTCGCCGGCAAGACTCAGCTCAGCAAGGCTGAAATGCGGGGCATGAAGCTGTTCGAGGATCCCCTCAAGGGCAATTGTTCGTCGTGCCATATCGACAAGCCGTCACGCGATGGAATGTTCCAGCCGGCGTTCACCGATTATCAGTTTGAGGCGCTCGCCGGGCCGCGCAATCGCGATATTCCGGCCAACAGCGATCCGCATTATTACGATCTTGGGCTCTGCGGTCCGTTCCGTAAAGATTACGCCCAGGCGGCTTCCTATTGCGGCTTGTTCAAGACCCCCACATTGCGCAATGTGGCGACGCGCAAAGTGTTCTTCCACAATGGCTTCTTCCATTCGCTCGACGCCGTCATGCATTTTTATGTCGAGCGTGAAATAGATGCCGCCAAATGGTATCCGAAGCTCGCAAACGGCGAAATCGATGCTTATGACGACCTTCCGCCAGAATATAAAGGCAATGTCGATGTGGCGGACGCGCCGTTTGACCGCGTGAAAGGCGATAAGCCCGCATTGAACGATAAGGAAATCGCGGACGTGATCGCGTTCCTCCAGACCTTGACGGATGGCTATCAGATTGATCGACCGCACGCGGAAGCGGGATCAAAAACCCGGCAGCTAAAATAG
- a CDS encoding FixH family protein, with protein MSASMLKRVAVAASSALVLIGSTALSRADIKDYEFQLVNKDIKKGEAILSVRLVHKPDGKAVPDAVIFATRLDMAPEGMQEMTTKVTPAPSAEPGIYQFKADVSMAGSWQLSLGAKVQGETGTVESKLVLEAAP; from the coding sequence ATGTCGGCTTCCATGTTGAAGCGCGTCGCTGTGGCGGCGTCGAGTGCGCTTGTCTTGATCGGGTCGACAGCCCTCAGCCGCGCAGACATCAAGGATTACGAATTTCAACTCGTGAATAAGGACATCAAGAAAGGAGAGGCGATCCTGTCGGTGCGGCTCGTCCACAAGCCTGATGGGAAGGCCGTTCCCGACGCAGTCATCTTCGCAACCCGGCTCGATATGGCCCCCGAGGGCATGCAGGAAATGACGACGAAGGTGACGCCGGCGCCAAGCGCGGAGCCGGGGATCTACCAGTTCAAGGCGGATGTCAGCATGGCCGGCAGCTGGCAGCTTTCGCTGGGAGCCAAAGTCCAGGGCGAGACTGGAACGGTCGAGAGCAAGCTCGTTCTCGAGGCCGCGCCGTGA
- a CDS encoding ATP-binding protein, translating into MRTRLILIPTALLGLGIAIAIFVTLYDSKSRIDSEIASGVNLGSLLIEYALDNVSVSPDPEEALKQLQLELSKVRHISVSYLPSPGEALDAPPTSAQNSEAPKWFLDLFQAPKLVKSYPVFVNGRRAGQLVMWTRPSDEVAEIWGSLVFLTGLLGAVSISIVSLIALTARQTLKPLNDLMDGLGRLQRGQFDDLGEIRIVELRDIGEQFNRLARSLARTEADNHLLIDRLMSIQEAERKELARELHDEFGASLFGIRAGAACIIEDASSEANEERMQEIVTRAAAISSLVDTIQKQNYRILERIRPLILHQIGLVNAIGDLVNQWRAAHRDVECDVDLPEDRLALSEDVSLATYRIVQECLTNVARHAKAQFVRVAVQWLGPKEGAAAEHDIHCIQVSIEDDGIGLPPDLRFGFGLLGMSERVRKLGGRLTIGNGPHAGTLIEAIIPLAGSPTQTIWPVYSNPEDLEA; encoded by the coding sequence ATGCGAACGCGGCTCATTCTTATTCCAACGGCGCTTCTTGGCCTTGGTATAGCCATTGCAATTTTCGTCACGCTTTATGATTCAAAAAGCCGCATCGATTCGGAAATCGCCTCGGGCGTCAATCTTGGCAGTCTGCTTATCGAATATGCGCTCGACAACGTCAGCGTTTCACCAGATCCGGAAGAAGCGCTAAAGCAACTGCAACTCGAATTGTCGAAGGTCCGCCATATCTCCGTCAGCTATCTGCCGAGCCCCGGCGAAGCGCTGGATGCGCCGCCGACAAGCGCCCAAAATTCCGAGGCTCCAAAGTGGTTCTTGGATTTGTTCCAAGCGCCAAAATTGGTCAAATCCTATCCTGTCTTTGTCAACGGCCGGAGAGCCGGCCAGCTCGTCATGTGGACGCGCCCATCCGATGAAGTAGCCGAAATTTGGGGAAGCCTCGTCTTTCTGACCGGATTGCTTGGCGCGGTTTCAATATCGATCGTGAGCTTGATTGCGCTAACTGCGCGACAAACCCTGAAGCCATTGAATGATCTGATGGACGGTTTGGGCCGTTTGCAACGCGGACAATTCGACGATCTCGGCGAAATCCGAATTGTTGAACTGCGCGACATCGGCGAGCAGTTCAACCGGCTTGCCCGTAGCCTCGCCCGCACGGAAGCCGACAATCATCTGCTGATCGATCGCTTGATGTCCATTCAGGAGGCTGAACGCAAAGAGCTCGCGCGCGAACTGCACGACGAATTCGGCGCTTCGCTTTTTGGCATTAGGGCCGGCGCCGCCTGCATTATCGAAGACGCCTCATCGGAGGCGAATGAAGAACGAATGCAGGAAATCGTAACTCGCGCTGCGGCCATCTCGTCGCTGGTCGATACCATCCAAAAGCAGAACTACCGCATTCTCGAGCGCATTCGCCCCCTGATCCTTCATCAGATCGGGCTCGTCAACGCCATCGGCGATCTTGTCAATCAGTGGCGCGCCGCTCACCGCGATGTCGAGTGCGATGTTGATCTGCCGGAAGACCGGCTCGCTTTGAGCGAGGACGTCAGTTTGGCGACGTACCGCATAGTGCAGGAATGCCTGACGAATGTGGCGCGTCATGCAAAAGCACAATTCGTTCGAGTCGCCGTGCAATGGCTTGGTCCCAAAGAGGGCGCGGCAGCCGAACACGATATCCATTGCATCCAAGTCTCGATTGAGGACGATGGGATCGGGCTTCCGCCAGATTTGCGATTCGGATTTGGTCTTCTTGGAATGAGCGAACGCGTGCGCAAGCTCGGCGGGCGGCTCACTATCGGCAACGGACCGCATGCGGGAACCTTGATAGAAGCAATCATCCCCCTGGCTGGATCACCAACTCAAACAATATGGCCGGTTTATTCGAATCCTGAGGATCTTGAGGCATGA
- a CDS encoding efflux RND transporter periplasmic adaptor subunit, which produces MTRSSVLALLAALAGAGAWVGWQKPSAMATDAAAAEPMRAPLFYQDPDGKPFYAAEPKKTGDGRDYAPAFEDKAASDDAVPPASPAKASGEGHRIRYYRNPMGLPDTSPGPKKDSMGMDYIPVYADEGAQGDAPGTVRITPGRMQTLGVRTELVELSPALVSTVQATGYLQFDERHLAMVTTKVSGWLEHLDVAATGDSVRRGVAMAEIYSPELVASEQEYIAAAQMGRAMGHGDPGALAAAAIQRLRALDVPENEIARLRRTGVAARRITIRAAEDGIVIDKPAQEGMRVEPGEALYKTASLASLWLIAEVQEQDIGAIKPGEKARANFVSFPGRTFEGTVDFIYPSLTPETRTGRVRIAMPNADLALRASMYASVQIDSPAGGEPMPTVPDSAVLDTGAKQIVLVDRGEGRFEPRAVKLGARSSDRVQALEGVKVGERVVVGANFLIDAESNLRAALQGFSTGNDSEQGSPKSEMQKPGAAQ; this is translated from the coding sequence GTGACCCGCTCAAGCGTCTTGGCGCTGCTCGCCGCGCTTGCGGGGGCGGGAGCTTGGGTTGGCTGGCAAAAGCCGAGCGCGATGGCGACAGACGCCGCCGCCGCCGAGCCCATGCGGGCGCCGCTCTTCTATCAAGACCCGGATGGCAAACCGTTCTATGCCGCCGAGCCGAAGAAGACCGGCGACGGGCGCGATTACGCGCCGGCGTTCGAGGACAAGGCCGCGTCGGACGACGCCGTCCCGCCGGCGTCGCCCGCCAAGGCGTCCGGCGAGGGTCACCGCATTCGCTATTATCGCAACCCGATGGGCCTGCCCGACACCTCTCCGGGGCCGAAGAAAGACTCCATGGGGATGGATTACATCCCGGTCTACGCCGATGAAGGCGCGCAAGGCGACGCGCCCGGGACGGTTCGCATCACGCCGGGCCGCATGCAGACCCTCGGCGTGCGCACAGAACTCGTCGAGCTCAGTCCCGCCTTGGTTAGCACGGTGCAGGCAACCGGCTATCTGCAATTCGATGAACGTCATCTCGCGATGGTCACGACGAAAGTTTCCGGCTGGCTCGAACATCTCGATGTCGCCGCGACCGGCGACTCCGTCAGGCGTGGCGTGGCGATGGCCGAGATCTACTCGCCGGAGCTGGTGGCGTCCGAACAGGAATATATCGCCGCCGCCCAAATGGGCCGCGCGATGGGCCACGGCGATCCGGGCGCCTTAGCCGCCGCAGCCATCCAGCGCCTGCGCGCGCTCGATGTTCCCGAGAACGAGATCGCCAGGCTGCGCCGCACCGGCGTCGCCGCTCGCCGAATAACGATCCGCGCCGCGGAGGACGGGATCGTCATCGACAAGCCGGCGCAGGAGGGCATGCGCGTCGAACCCGGCGAGGCGCTCTATAAAACCGCCAGCCTCGCGTCCCTGTGGCTGATCGCCGAGGTGCAGGAACAGGATATCGGCGCCATCAAGCCTGGAGAGAAGGCGCGCGCGAATTTCGTCTCCTTTCCGGGCCGGACGTTCGAGGGAACGGTGGACTTCATCTACCCATCCCTGACGCCGGAGACGCGGACCGGGCGGGTGCGCATCGCGATGCCGAACGCTGACCTCGCCTTGCGCGCTTCCATGTACGCCAGCGTGCAGATTGACTCGCCGGCCGGCGGCGAGCCGATGCCGACCGTGCCCGATTCCGCCGTGCTCGATACCGGGGCCAAGCAAATCGTGCTGGTCGATCGAGGCGAGGGTCGCTTCGAGCCGCGCGCGGTGAAGCTCGGCGCGCGCTCCAGCGACCGCGTGCAGGCGCTCGAAGGCGTCAAGGTCGGCGAGCGCGTGGTGGTCGGCGCTAACTTCCTGATCGACGCCGAGAGCAACTTGCGAGCCGCCCTGCAGGGTTTTTCCACCGGCAACGACTCCGAGCAAGGGTCGCCCAAATCAGAGATGCAAAAACCAGGAGCCGCGCAATGA
- a CDS encoding IS5 family transposase (programmed frameshift) has product MNRDQFWLTDAQFAKIAPHLPTDTRGKARVDDRRVISGIIHVLKSGGRWIDAPLEYGPKKTLYNRYVRWAAKGVWIDLFHALAQAGGPPAQVLIDSSAVKAHRSASGGKGGRRNQAIGRSRGGRTTKIHALTDADCRPLSFMLTGGQIADCSAGAELIARLPPCEILHGDKGYDANAIRRQVEERGAMPNIPPKANRRWKNCFSPFLYRNRNAIERMFCRLKDFRRVATRYDRNAINFLATVCIAATVCYWL; this is encoded by the exons ATGAATCGGGATCAATTCTGGCTGACGGACGCGCAGTTCGCGAAGATCGCGCCGCATCTTCCCACGGACACGCGCGGCAAGGCGCGCGTCGATGATCGCCGGGTGATCAGCGGGATCATTCATGTGCTGAAATCTGGCGGACGCTGGATTGACGCGCCGCTGGAGTACGGGCCAAAGAAGACTCTCTACAATCGCTACGTTCGCTGGGCTGCTAAGGGCGTTTGGATCGATCTGTTCCACGCGCTTGCGCAAGCAGGCGGGCCGCCGGCGCAGGTCCTCATCGACTCCTCGGCGGTCAAGGCGCATCGCTCGGCCAGTGGCGGCAAAGGGGGGAGAAGAA ATCAGGCCATCGGCCGTTCGCGCGGCGGGCGCACAACCAAAATCCACGCATTGACCGATGCGGACTGCCGCCCGCTGTCTTTCATGCTCACCGGCGGCCAAATCGCCGATTGCTCGGCGGGCGCGGAGCTTATCGCGCGACTTCCTCCTTGCGAAATCCTCCATGGCGACAAGGGCTACGACGCAAATGCGATCCGTCGGCAGGTCGAGGAGCGCGGAGCTATGCCGAATATCCCGCCCAAGGCCAATCGCAGGTGGAAGAACTGCTTCTCGCCCTTCCTCTATCGAAACCGCAACGCCATCGAACGCATGTTCTGCCGCCTGAAAGACTTCAGGCGCGTGGCTACCCGCTACGACCGAAACGCCATAAACTTCCTCGCGACAGTCTGCATCGCCGCTACCGTTTGCTACTGGTTGTGA
- a CDS encoding alkaline phosphatase family protein: MSALIAANGISPAVSAELRKSPESKQGAVRTATPIKHLVVIFGENESFDHYFGTYPKATNPTGEPVFKARANTPKIDGLNEALLIRNPNLNPANGAGAANPFRLDRSQAHTADQNHAYGPEQAAFDDGKMDLFPKNTGTAGTGGTGVFDTKGLVMGYYDGNTVTALWNYGQHFAMNDNSYSSQFGPSTPGAINLISGQTNGALGFTTAGMQITSASQGNNLVDDGQGGFTMFGDSDPFLDVCSSKTNPTSEMVGRNIGDLLNEQNITWGWFQGGFDLTTVNANGTTGCARSTFSSVTGANEGDYVQHHQPFQYYASTRNPNHTRPKSIKVIGKSNDGGANHQYDINDFTAAVESGNFPSVSFLKAASFQDAHPGNSDPLDEQNFVVSIINTLEQSPDWDSTAVIIAYDDSDGWYDHENHVFNPSTSAQDAFLTAQECGPIGDEKLTPGKPPRNALHGVNGRPVNGRCGYGTRQPLLVISPFAKPNFVDHSLTDQASILRFIEDNWLKGERTGEGSYDNVAGSIEGMFDFNQKPNKVLILDAIDGTPIN, encoded by the coding sequence TTGTCTGCGCTGATCGCCGCCAATGGCATCAGCCCGGCCGTCAGCGCCGAACTCAGGAAGTCGCCTGAGAGCAAGCAGGGCGCGGTTCGCACCGCGACCCCCATCAAGCACCTCGTCGTCATTTTCGGCGAGAATGAATCATTCGATCATTATTTCGGCACCTATCCGAAGGCGACGAATCCGACTGGGGAGCCAGTTTTCAAGGCCCGCGCGAACACGCCGAAAATCGACGGATTGAATGAGGCTTTGCTGATCCGCAATCCGAACCTCAACCCGGCCAACGGCGCTGGCGCCGCAAACCCGTTCCGTCTCGATCGCTCTCAGGCCCACACGGCCGATCAGAACCATGCCTATGGACCCGAGCAGGCGGCTTTCGACGACGGCAAGATGGATCTGTTCCCGAAGAACACCGGCACGGCCGGCACCGGCGGGACCGGCGTCTTCGACACCAAGGGCCTCGTAATGGGTTATTACGACGGCAACACGGTCACTGCGCTGTGGAATTATGGTCAGCACTTCGCGATGAACGATAATTCATACAGCTCGCAATTTGGTCCGTCCACGCCGGGCGCCATCAATCTGATTTCCGGACAAACCAACGGCGCGTTGGGCTTCACCACTGCCGGGATGCAGATCACCAGCGCCAGCCAGGGCAACAACCTCGTTGACGACGGTCAGGGCGGCTTCACGATGTTCGGCGACAGCGATCCATTCTTGGACGTCTGCTCCTCCAAAACCAACCCCACCAGCGAAATGGTTGGCAGAAACATCGGCGACCTCTTGAATGAGCAGAATATCACCTGGGGCTGGTTCCAGGGCGGCTTCGACCTGACCACGGTCAACGCCAACGGCACCACCGGCTGCGCCCGCAGCACGTTCTCGTCGGTCACCGGCGCGAATGAGGGTGACTATGTGCAGCATCATCAGCCGTTCCAATATTACGCGTCGACGCGTAATCCCAACCATACGCGGCCGAAATCAATCAAGGTCATTGGCAAGTCGAACGACGGCGGAGCCAATCACCAGTATGACATCAACGACTTCACCGCGGCTGTGGAATCGGGCAACTTCCCCTCGGTTAGCTTCCTGAAGGCGGCGTCCTTCCAAGACGCTCACCCGGGCAATTCGGATCCGCTCGACGAGCAGAACTTCGTCGTGAGCATCATCAATACGCTGGAGCAAAGCCCCGACTGGGATAGCACGGCGGTGATCATCGCCTATGACGACTCGGATGGCTGGTACGACCACGAAAATCACGTCTTCAATCCCTCGACCAGCGCTCAGGATGCGTTCCTGACTGCGCAGGAATGCGGCCCCATCGGCGACGAGAAGCTGACGCCCGGCAAACCCCCGCGCAATGCGTTGCATGGCGTCAACGGCAGACCCGTCAACGGCCGCTGCGGCTACGGCACGCGTCAGCCTCTGCTGGTCATTTCGCCCTTCGCGAAGCCGAATTTCGTCGATCATTCCTTGACGGACCAAGCATCGATCCTTCGCTTTATCGAAGACAACTGGCTCAAGGGCGAGCGGACCGGTGAAGGTTCCTACGACAACGTCGCCGGATCGATCGAAGGCATGTTTGACTTTAATCAGAAGCCGAACAAGGTGCTGATCCTCGACGCGATCGACGGCACGCCAATTAACTAA
- a CDS encoding tetratricopeptide repeat protein — protein sequence MSLRFGLALLWTMAIWFPVPALADDASVCGSNALPADATLAACTNLIASGKISGKGLAVVFGNRGAVYESKGDHDRAIADFGEAIRLDPNNAAAFINRGVTFRAKGDHDRSIADFGEAIRINPSNPAAFINRGVAFEAKGDHDRAIADYSEAIRLNPSDAIAFENRGIAYKAKNDLDHAVADYSEAIRLKPNYAIALKNRAIAYKAKGDLDRAIADYGEAIRLNPNDPFALKNRGVAYKAKGDLDRAIADYSETIRLDPKDVIAFENRGVAYKAKGDLDRAIADYNEALRLDPRATVAFDNRGLAYKAKGDLDRAVADFSEAIRLDPKDAVAFDNRGAAYEAKGDYDHAIADFSDAIRLNPNYATAFIGRGIAYAAGGDHDRAISDYSEAIRLDPKEAIAFDNRGVAYEAKGDHDHAIADFNDAIRLNPNNAVAFISRGVAYAANGDHDRAIADYNEAIRLNPNDGDAFLNRGVAYKAKGDIDRSASDFLEAKRLNPKDRASGVPRAQTHKMVGVTGGL from the coding sequence ATGTCTCTCAGGTTTGGCTTGGCGCTGCTCTGGACCATGGCGATCTGGTTCCCGGTGCCAGCCTTGGCGGATGACGCAAGCGTCTGCGGCTCCAACGCCTTGCCCGCTGATGCGACATTGGCCGCCTGCACGAATCTGATTGCATCGGGGAAGATTTCCGGCAAGGGCCTTGCAGTCGTGTTCGGCAATCGCGGCGCCGTCTACGAGAGCAAGGGTGATCATGACCGCGCCATCGCGGATTTCGGCGAAGCGATCCGCCTCGATCCGAATAATGCCGCCGCATTCATCAACCGCGGCGTCACATTCAGAGCCAAAGGCGACCACGACCGCTCTATCGCCGACTTCGGCGAGGCGATCCGAATTAATCCAAGCAATCCTGCCGCATTCATCAACCGCGGCGTCGCATTCGAAGCCAAGGGCGACCACGATCGCGCCATCGCTGATTACAGCGAAGCGATCCGTCTCAACCCGAGCGACGCCATCGCATTCGAGAACCGCGGCATCGCCTATAAAGCAAAAAATGATCTCGATCACGCCGTCGCCGACTACAGTGAAGCCATCCGTCTCAAACCGAATTACGCAATTGCGCTGAAGAACCGCGCCATTGCTTACAAGGCGAAAGGCGATCTTGATCGCGCCATCGCCGACTACGGCGAAGCGATCCGCCTCAATCCCAATGACCCCTTTGCGCTGAAGAACCGCGGCGTCGCCTACAAGGCAAAGGGCGATCTTGATCGCGCCATCGCCGACTACAGCGAAACGATCCGCCTTGACCCTAAAGACGTCATCGCGTTCGAAAATCGCGGCGTCGCCTACAAGGCAAAGGGCGATCTTGATCGCGCCATCGCCGATTACAACGAAGCTCTCCGCCTTGATCCCAGGGCGACCGTCGCATTTGATAACCGCGGCCTCGCCTACAAGGCAAAGGGCGATTTAGATCGCGCCGTCGCCGACTTCAGCGAGGCGATTCGCCTCGATCCGAAGGACGCCGTGGCGTTTGATAACCGCGGCGCCGCTTATGAAGCCAAAGGCGACTATGACCACGCCATCGCCGACTTCAGCGACGCGATTCGCCTCAACCCGAATTATGCGACCGCATTCATCGGTCGCGGCATAGCATACGCGGCCGGCGGCGATCACGACCGCGCCATCTCCGATTACAGCGAGGCTATCCGCCTGGATCCGAAGGAGGCCATAGCGTTCGATAACCGCGGCGTCGCCTATGAGGCCAAGGGCGATCATGACCACGCCATCGCCGACTTCAACGATGCGATCCGTCTCAATCCGAATAACGCGGTCGCATTCATCAGTCGCGGCGTCGCCTACGCAGCGAATGGCGATCACGACCGCGCCATAGCCGATTATAACGAAGCTATCCGCCTCAATCCGAATGACGGCGATGCATTCCTCAACCGCGGCGTCGCCTATAAGGCAAAAGGCGATATCGATAGAAGCGCAAGCGATTTTCTCGAGGCGAAGCGCCTAAATCCGAAAGACCGCGCCAGCGGCGTCCCTAGGGCCCAGACCCATAAAATGGTTGGCGTGACAGGCGGATTGTGA
- a CDS encoding TolC family protein, with amino-acid sequence MILRASRPSLLVWSAPAIGRLFVGAMLSIGSAEGASAQSKPVSLGADVKGLLAAAHRLSPQLRAASLETAAASAKAEGAGALDDPTITDSYQYYKNPGVFSAHTVMVTQFLPLWGKLDLRREAAFADVDAARGRERAAQDALDERIKVAYAQYYLATRDIAVNREVAGLAEQMSAAASARYSQPSGDQAGGDQAGVIRALGEATTAKIEAARLEGEVNAARARLNALVAQPADSPLAEPRLLRSMPSPEPRPGALLDRARAANPMLSAGAADIAAARTRSALADKAWYPDLTVGAGPLIQTNNRPVGGAATVGLNIPLPWGREASGQQEAAAKLGATQQAYDATRLEIEGALGEALAKLHAARSAEALIRREALPQAHATFQTVLANYSQGKGELEAAIAAEHRIHEAELTLLQTQLEEQVELAAIERLIGGEL; translated from the coding sequence GTGATCCTCCGCGCGAGTCGCCCGAGCCTGCTCGTATGGTCGGCCCCGGCCATCGGGCGCCTTTTCGTCGGAGCCATGCTGTCGATCGGATCGGCGGAGGGAGCCTCCGCCCAATCCAAACCGGTTTCCCTCGGCGCGGACGTCAAGGGGCTGCTGGCGGCGGCTCACAGGCTCAGCCCGCAATTGCGGGCGGCCTCCCTCGAAACCGCCGCCGCTTCGGCGAAGGCGGAGGGCGCGGGAGCGCTGGACGATCCGACCATCACCGACAGCTATCAATATTACAAAAATCCAGGCGTGTTCAGCGCCCATACGGTGATGGTGACCCAGTTCCTCCCGCTGTGGGGCAAGCTCGACCTGCGCCGGGAGGCGGCGTTCGCGGACGTCGACGCCGCGCGCGGACGCGAACGGGCGGCGCAAGATGCGCTCGATGAGCGCATCAAGGTCGCCTACGCCCAATACTATTTGGCGACCCGCGACATCGCCGTGAACCGCGAGGTCGCGGGTCTTGCGGAGCAAATGAGCGCCGCCGCCAGCGCACGCTACAGCCAGCCCAGCGGAGACCAAGCCGGCGGAGACCAGGCGGGGGTGATCCGGGCGCTTGGGGAAGCAACGACCGCCAAGATCGAGGCGGCGCGGCTCGAGGGCGAAGTCAACGCAGCTCGCGCCCGTCTCAACGCATTGGTGGCGCAGCCCGCGGATTCGCCGCTCGCGGAGCCGCGGCTTCTGCGATCGATGCCGTCGCCGGAGCCGCGGCCTGGTGCGCTGCTCGATCGCGCGCGCGCCGCCAATCCCATGCTGTCGGCCGGCGCCGCCGATATCGCCGCGGCGCGCACGCGCAGCGCGCTCGCGGATAAAGCCTGGTATCCGGACTTGACCGTCGGCGCAGGCCCCTTGATTCAAACCAACAATCGGCCGGTCGGGGGCGCCGCCACGGTCGGGCTCAACATTCCGCTGCCCTGGGGACGCGAGGCGTCTGGACAGCAGGAAGCCGCGGCAAAGCTCGGAGCTACCCAGCAGGCCTATGACGCGACGCGGCTCGAGATCGAAGGCGCTCTGGGTGAGGCGCTCGCAAAGCTGCACGCGGCGCGAAGCGCCGAAGCGCTGATCCGTCGGGAGGCGCTGCCCCAGGCGCATGCAACCTTTCAGACCGTTCTTGCGAACTATAGTCAGGGCAAGGGCGAACTCGAAGCCGCCATTGCCGCCGAGCATCGGATTCACGAGGCGGAGCTCACGCTTCTGCAGACCCAATTGGAGGAGCAAGTGGAGCTTGCCGCGATTGAACGGCTGATCGGGGGCGAGCTGTGA
- a CDS encoding response regulator transcription factor — MSDQVKVLVIEDHPIVWDGCQRILSRRADFIVKEAMSAAIGIALNREFLPDVILLDVGLPDASGFDIISELMADNEQVKVVIFTMYEATSFVTLALEKGAAGYTTKNDDPNTILQAIDKVRAGSIYLGQAVAQNLAMNSLARTNGPLRELNDRERQIIALLGEGKSLTEISVQLVLGYKTVANAVTVIKQKLRIPTSSALIKFAVELKSGS, encoded by the coding sequence ATGAGCGATCAGGTGAAAGTGCTGGTGATCGAAGATCACCCGATCGTATGGGATGGCTGTCAGCGCATTCTCAGTCGCCGCGCCGATTTTATCGTCAAAGAAGCGATGTCCGCCGCGATCGGAATTGCCCTGAACCGGGAATTTCTTCCCGATGTGATTCTGCTGGATGTGGGGCTGCCCGACGCAAGCGGCTTCGACATTATATCGGAGCTTATGGCTGACAATGAGCAAGTCAAGGTCGTCATCTTCACGATGTATGAAGCAACCAGTTTTGTGACCTTAGCGCTGGAAAAGGGCGCGGCAGGCTATACCACCAAGAACGATGATCCGAACACGATCCTCCAGGCAATTGACAAGGTTCGCGCTGGGTCCATCTACCTCGGCCAAGCGGTTGCTCAGAACCTTGCGATGAATAGTCTGGCGCGGACCAACGGTCCTCTGCGCGAATTGAACGACAGGGAACGACAGATCATAGCCCTTCTGGGCGAGGGCAAAAGTTTAACGGAGATTTCGGTTCAGCTCGTCCTTGGCTACAAGACCGTCGCCAACGCCGTCACCGTCATCAAACAGAAGTTGAGAATTCCAACGAGTTCGGCGCTGATTAAATTCGCTGTGGAGCTGAAATCGGGGTCATGA